A window of the Hordeum vulgare subsp. vulgare chromosome 5H, MorexV3_pseudomolecules_assembly, whole genome shotgun sequence genome harbors these coding sequences:
- the LOC123400098 gene encoding WD repeat-containing protein 26 homolog isoform X1 has product MGGFEDDEPPSKRARASSVESTILSESFCYSKSINPLGGTMARPLASQGKEVMVGSKGVIKRDEFVRIITKALYTLGYEKSGAVLEEESGITLHSPSVNLFRKQVLDGNWDNAVATLNKLGLLDENIVKSAAFLLLEQKFFELLRNDNLMGAIKTLRTEISPLGVNRKRVHEMSSCIISSPQNFLLAFPKLGTEASDSRLKLLEELQKVLPPTVMVPERRLENIVEQALTVQREACYLHNSNDGLSLYVDHHCGRDQIPSRTLQVLRAHRDEVWFLQFSNNGKYLASSSNDKSAIVWKVDEDGELLLKHILTGHEKPVMMVAWSPDDRQLLTCGMEEAIRRWDIESGECIHVYEKPGLGLVSCGWFPDGKQIFCGLSDQSLSLWDLDGKEADCWKGQRSTKTSDFAVTKDGKVIIIMNRDSTILLFNRDTKQERLIEEDNTITSFSLSDDGDFLLVNLISEKIHLWNIKNDPSRVKQYTGHKRSRFVIRSCFGGSDQAFIASGSEDSKVYIWLRATEDVIETLSGHSGAVNCVSWNPTNPHMLASASDDHTIRIWGVKKASTKRKDIGSSSSSNGTHMNGSANGNGFVHQCNGSRSK; this is encoded by the exons ATGGGAGGTTTTGAAGATGATGAACCACCCTCAAAACGCGCAAGAGCATCCTCAGTAGAGTCAACAATTTTATCAGAAAGTTTCTGTTATTCGAAATCCATTAACCCTTTGGGAGGTACAATGGCTAGACCTTTGGCTTCCCAGGGGAAAGAAGTTATGGTTGGTTCTAAAGGTGTTATTAAGAGGGACGAATTTGTAAGGATAATCACAAAAGCTCTGTATACTCTTGGATATGAAAAAAGTGGAGCTGTTCTTGAGGAAGAATCAGGTATTACATTGCATTCTCCATCGGTGAATCTTTTCAGAAAGCAGGTGCTTGATGGTAATTGGGACAATGCAGTAGCTACCTTGAATAAACTTGGCCTTCTGGATGAAAACATTGTGAAGTCTGCTGCATTTTTGTTATTGGAGcagaaattctttgaacttttgagAAATGACAACTTAATGGGTGCCATAAAGACGCTGCGAACTGAAATCTCCCCCCTTGGTGTTAACAGAAAACGAGTTCATGAAATGTCAAGTTGCATAATTTCTTCTCCGCAGAACTTCTTGCTTGCGTTTCCAAAGCTTGGAACTGAAGCTTCTGACTCACGCCTTAAGCTCCTAGAAGAATTGCAAAAGGTGCTCCCACCTACTGTTATGGTACCAGAGAGGAGGTTAGAGAATATAGTTGAACAGGCACTTACTGTACAACGTGAAGCTTGTTATCTCCATAATTCTAATGATGGCTTGTCACTTTATGTTGATCATCACTGTGGAAGGGATCAAATACCATCTCGAACACTGCAG GTACTGCGTGCACACCGTGATGAAGTATGGTTTCTTCAGTTTTCAAACAATGGGAAATATTTAGCCTCGTCATCAAATGATAAATCTGCAATTGTATGGAAG GTCGATGAAGATGGAGAACTATTGCTGAAGCACATATTGACTGGTCATGAGAAACCAGTGATGATGGTTGCATGGAGTCCTGATGATAGGCAGCTTCTTACATGTGGAATGGAAGAAGCCATCCGGCGTTGGGATATTGAATCTGGTGAATGTATTCATGTCTACGAAAAGCCTGGCCTTGGTTTGGTGTCATGTGGTTGGTTTCCAGATGGAAAGCAAATATTCTGTGGTCTATCTGATCAAAGCCTTTCCTTGTGGGATTTAGATGGTAAAGAGGCAGATTGCTGGAAAGGGCAGCGGTCAACAAAAACATCTGATTTTGCTGTAACAAAAGATGGCAAAGTTATAATAATTATGAATAGAGATTCCACAATTCTTTTATTCAACAGGGATACGAAACAGGAGAGGCTGATTGAAGAGGATAATACAATCACTTCATTTTCTCTTTCTGATGATGGAGATTTCTTGCTTGTAAATCTTATAAGTGAGAAGATCCATTTGTGGAACATAAAGAATGACCCCAGTAGAGTGAAACAGTACACTGGCCATAAGCGCAGCCGGTTTGTTATAAGATCGTGCTTTGGTGGATCGGATCAGGCCTTTATTGCCAGTGGGAGTGAAGATTCGAAG GTGTATATATGGCTCAGAGCTACAGAAGATGTTATCGAGACTCTTTCTGGTCACTCTGGCGCGGTCAACTGTGTAAGCTGGAACCCTACAAATCCACATATGCTCGCTTCTGCGAGTGATGATCACACAATTCGTATATGGGGGGTGAAGAAGGCCAGCACAAAGCGGAAGGACAtaggcagcagcagtagcagcaatggGACTCACATGAATGGCAGTGCCAACGGCAACGGTTTCGTTCACCAGTGCAACGGTAGCCGCAGCAAATGA
- the LOC123400098 gene encoding WD repeat-containing protein 26 homolog isoform X2 yields the protein MSSCIISSPQNFLLAFPKLGTEASDSRLKLLEELQKVLPPTVMVPERRLENIVEQALTVQREACYLHNSNDGLSLYVDHHCGRDQIPSRTLQVLRAHRDEVWFLQFSNNGKYLASSSNDKSAIVWKVDEDGELLLKHILTGHEKPVMMVAWSPDDRQLLTCGMEEAIRRWDIESGECIHVYEKPGLGLVSCGWFPDGKQIFCGLSDQSLSLWDLDGKEADCWKGQRSTKTSDFAVTKDGKVIIIMNRDSTILLFNRDTKQERLIEEDNTITSFSLSDDGDFLLVNLISEKIHLWNIKNDPSRVKQYTGHKRSRFVIRSCFGGSDQAFIASGSEDSKVYIWLRATEDVIETLSGHSGAVNCVSWNPTNPHMLASASDDHTIRIWGVKKASTKRKDIGSSSSSNGTHMNGSANGNGFVHQCNGSRSK from the exons ATGTCAAGTTGCATAATTTCTTCTCCGCAGAACTTCTTGCTTGCGTTTCCAAAGCTTGGAACTGAAGCTTCTGACTCACGCCTTAAGCTCCTAGAAGAATTGCAAAAGGTGCTCCCACCTACTGTTATGGTACCAGAGAGGAGGTTAGAGAATATAGTTGAACAGGCACTTACTGTACAACGTGAAGCTTGTTATCTCCATAATTCTAATGATGGCTTGTCACTTTATGTTGATCATCACTGTGGAAGGGATCAAATACCATCTCGAACACTGCAG GTACTGCGTGCACACCGTGATGAAGTATGGTTTCTTCAGTTTTCAAACAATGGGAAATATTTAGCCTCGTCATCAAATGATAAATCTGCAATTGTATGGAAG GTCGATGAAGATGGAGAACTATTGCTGAAGCACATATTGACTGGTCATGAGAAACCAGTGATGATGGTTGCATGGAGTCCTGATGATAGGCAGCTTCTTACATGTGGAATGGAAGAAGCCATCCGGCGTTGGGATATTGAATCTGGTGAATGTATTCATGTCTACGAAAAGCCTGGCCTTGGTTTGGTGTCATGTGGTTGGTTTCCAGATGGAAAGCAAATATTCTGTGGTCTATCTGATCAAAGCCTTTCCTTGTGGGATTTAGATGGTAAAGAGGCAGATTGCTGGAAAGGGCAGCGGTCAACAAAAACATCTGATTTTGCTGTAACAAAAGATGGCAAAGTTATAATAATTATGAATAGAGATTCCACAATTCTTTTATTCAACAGGGATACGAAACAGGAGAGGCTGATTGAAGAGGATAATACAATCACTTCATTTTCTCTTTCTGATGATGGAGATTTCTTGCTTGTAAATCTTATAAGTGAGAAGATCCATTTGTGGAACATAAAGAATGACCCCAGTAGAGTGAAACAGTACACTGGCCATAAGCGCAGCCGGTTTGTTATAAGATCGTGCTTTGGTGGATCGGATCAGGCCTTTATTGCCAGTGGGAGTGAAGATTCGAAG GTGTATATATGGCTCAGAGCTACAGAAGATGTTATCGAGACTCTTTCTGGTCACTCTGGCGCGGTCAACTGTGTAAGCTGGAACCCTACAAATCCACATATGCTCGCTTCTGCGAGTGATGATCACACAATTCGTATATGGGGGGTGAAGAAGGCCAGCACAAAGCGGAAGGACAtaggcagcagcagtagcagcaatggGACTCACATGAATGGCAGTGCCAACGGCAACGGTTTCGTTCACCAGTGCAACGGTAGCCGCAGCAAATGA